In the genome of Deltaproteobacteria bacterium, the window CTGCTGATCCGGTTTCATGATGCCGCCTCCTCAGTCTCCAGGGTTTCTTCAAACAGGGCATGGGTCTTGGCAGTGATCTGCCGGTCGGTGAAATGATTCAGCGTAATGGCCTTGCCCGGGCATTCCGCCACGCAGGCCCCGCACCCGTGGCATTCCGATGCCTCGATCTGCGCATATCCCTCTTCATGGATAAACGGG includes:
- a CDS encoding 4Fe-4S dicluster domain-containing protein, with the translated sequence YPKPLEESIAQARAAVARAMTILSRDSLMVGGIVATVEKEKCAVCLTCVRTCPYGIPFIHEEGYAQIEASECHGCGACVAECPGKAITLNHFTDRQITAKTHALFEETLETEEAAS